A portion of the bacterium genome contains these proteins:
- a CDS encoding DUF814 domain-containing protein: protein MDFPNLLMAAPLLDRLQGRRLQRLTWNGPVAALVFEGPQVLLLHLHQGVQGLHLDTTLHEEFEHIRFQDQRHDFSFLPPHLEGACFLGGGPIRGQSLLRLDFSTAGNFKDFNHLWLMVEFFGGGRLLLCDPEGRVIRASRKGGPEHKPGAHYPLAALPVVGPGQELPLAEEGFAAWPPALLERVRQGGAAPLAEAECRGLRGFKPDSVRYLVLSEERPAREEPGALLARRLARWLERVRQGRERIHVLSFPAGARQPCRLLPFAVPGPASAGLEQEAQDLFAFADYPSALNFMGRGCLARLQMTELVGVLRQGLEQRLARNRRLLERLEADWERAAAAGDLRQQNDTLAAHLHELRRGLDAVELEDVHGSGRRLRIPLDPARSPQDNLGRLYQRAAKGERGLQTVELRLEEVRRRVVEDEEMLRERLPTLARCRCRDLGEIDALRQELLRLGHAASLFDLRRPGPGARPEPAARAFRRYALAGGWEVLVGRNNRENDELTHREAEGRDLWFHASGAAGSHVILRTGGHHGAPPKAVLEATAAIAAFHSKARHSGTVPVIYTEKRYVRKPRKGEPGLALCTRERTLFVSPGLPEPAAGA from the coding sequence GTGGACTTCCCGAATCTCCTGATGGCCGCTCCGCTCCTCGACCGGCTTCAGGGACGCCGCCTGCAGCGCCTCACCTGGAACGGTCCCGTCGCGGCGCTGGTCTTCGAGGGTCCCCAGGTGCTCCTGCTCCACCTGCACCAGGGCGTGCAGGGGCTTCACCTGGACACGACGCTCCACGAGGAATTCGAGCATATCCGGTTCCAGGACCAGCGGCATGACTTCAGCTTCTTGCCGCCACACCTGGAGGGCGCCTGCTTCCTCGGCGGGGGCCCGATCCGGGGCCAGAGCCTCCTGCGCCTGGACTTCAGCACTGCAGGCAATTTCAAAGATTTCAACCATTTATGGCTGATGGTCGAGTTCTTCGGGGGCGGTCGCCTGCTGCTCTGCGACCCGGAGGGGCGGGTGATCCGGGCCAGCCGTAAGGGCGGGCCCGAGCACAAGCCCGGGGCCCACTACCCCCTGGCCGCGCTGCCCGTCGTCGGCCCCGGGCAAGAACTGCCGCTTGCCGAAGAGGGCTTCGCGGCCTGGCCGCCGGCCCTGCTCGAGCGCGTGCGCCAGGGCGGCGCGGCGCCCCTGGCGGAGGCGGAATGCCGGGGCCTGCGCGGCTTCAAGCCCGACTCGGTGCGCTACCTCGTCCTGAGCGAGGAGAGACCCGCGCGCGAAGAACCGGGCGCGCTCCTCGCCCGCCGCCTCGCCCGCTGGCTCGAGCGCGTGCGGCAGGGCCGCGAGCGCATCCACGTGCTGAGCTTCCCGGCAGGTGCCCGGCAGCCCTGCCGGCTCCTGCCTTTCGCCGTGCCCGGCCCCGCGAGCGCGGGCCTCGAGCAGGAGGCGCAGGACCTTTTCGCCTTCGCCGACTACCCGAGCGCGCTCAACTTCATGGGCCGCGGCTGCCTGGCCCGCCTGCAGATGACCGAGCTGGTCGGGGTTCTCCGCCAGGGGCTCGAGCAGCGCCTCGCGCGCAACCGCCGCCTGCTCGAGCGTCTGGAAGCCGACTGGGAGCGCGCCGCGGCCGCGGGCGACCTGCGCCAGCAAAACGACACTCTCGCGGCGCACTTGCACGAACTGCGCCGCGGCCTGGACGCGGTGGAGCTGGAGGACGTGCACGGCAGCGGCCGCCGCCTCAGGATTCCGCTCGACCCCGCGCGCAGCCCGCAGGACAACCTCGGCCGGCTCTACCAGCGCGCGGCCAAGGGCGAGCGCGGCCTGCAGACCGTGGAGCTGCGCCTGGAGGAAGTGCGTCGCCGCGTCGTCGAGGACGAGGAGATGCTCCGCGAGCGGCTGCCTACCCTCGCCCGTTGCCGCTGCCGCGATCTCGGCGAGATCGACGCCCTGCGCCAGGAGCTGCTGCGCCTGGGTCACGCCGCCTCGCTCTTCGACCTGCGCCGGCCTGGCCCCGGCGCGCGCCCCGAGCCCGCGGCGCGGGCCTTCCGGCGCTACGCGCTCGCCGGCGGCTGGGAGGTGCTGGTCGGCCGCAACAACCGGGAGAACGACGAGCTGACGCACCGCGAGGCCGAAGGCCGCGATCTCTGGTTCCACGCCTCGGGCGCGGCGGGCAGCCATGTCATCCTGCGCACGGGCGGGCACCACGGCGCGCCGCCCAAGGCCGTTCTCGAGGCGACGGCGGCCATCGCCGCCTTCCACAGCAAGGCGCGGCACAGCGGCACAGTGCCCGTGATCTACACGGAGAAACGCTACGTGCGCAAGCCGCGCAAGGGCGAGCCGGGCCTGGCGCTCTGCACGCGGGAGCGCACGCTCTTCGTGAGCCCCGGCCTGCCCGAGCCGGCCGCGGGGGCCTGA